From one Simplicispira suum genomic stretch:
- a CDS encoding MFS transporter, giving the protein MATAPLTAGKGPEKGREAWSVLIVSTLAFTVCFMVWMMFAVIGIPLKKTLGLNATEFGLLTAMPVLSGSLIRVPLGIWTDKYGGRIVMAVLLAITVPAIWFMAYATQYWHFLVIGLVLGLAGGSFSVGTPYVARWFPRDRQGMAMGVFGAGNSGAAVNKFVAPALVVAFGWTMVPKVYAVIMLITLIIFWFGSSSDPRHLVSSKVKFMDQLKALKDPRVLKYCQYYSIVFGGYVALSLWMVQYYVGEYGLDIRIAALLAACFSLPGGVLRAIGGWLSDKYGAHSVTWWVMWVSWICLFLLSYPQTDFTIQTINGVQTWHLGLNVYAFTGLMFALGIAFAFGKASVFKYVSDDYPENIGTVSGIVGLAGGLGGFVLPIMFGMLVDITGIRSSAFMLMYAVVWVSLIWMYWTEVRRASPMGDQSKSLSLQN; this is encoded by the coding sequence ATGGCTACCGCCCCGCTCACTGCAGGCAAGGGTCCCGAAAAGGGACGAGAAGCCTGGTCCGTGCTCATCGTGAGCACCCTGGCCTTTACGGTCTGCTTCATGGTGTGGATGATGTTCGCTGTCATCGGCATCCCGCTCAAGAAGACCCTGGGGCTCAACGCCACCGAATTTGGCCTGCTGACGGCCATGCCCGTGCTCTCGGGCTCGCTTATCCGCGTGCCGCTGGGCATCTGGACCGACAAGTACGGCGGCCGCATCGTCATGGCCGTCTTGCTGGCCATCACGGTGCCCGCCATCTGGTTCATGGCCTACGCCACGCAGTATTGGCACTTTCTGGTCATTGGCCTGGTGTTGGGCTTGGCCGGTGGCTCGTTCTCGGTCGGTACGCCCTACGTGGCACGCTGGTTCCCCAGGGACCGCCAGGGTATGGCCATGGGCGTGTTTGGCGCCGGCAATTCGGGCGCGGCGGTGAACAAGTTTGTGGCGCCGGCGCTGGTCGTGGCCTTCGGCTGGACCATGGTGCCCAAGGTGTACGCCGTGATCATGCTGATTACGCTCATCATCTTCTGGTTCGGCAGCTCCAGCGATCCGCGCCATCTGGTGTCATCGAAGGTGAAGTTCATGGACCAGCTCAAGGCGCTGAAGGACCCGCGTGTGCTCAAGTACTGCCAGTACTACAGCATCGTCTTCGGCGGCTACGTGGCGCTCTCCTTGTGGATGGTGCAGTACTACGTCGGTGAATATGGCCTGGACATCCGCATCGCAGCCTTGCTTGCAGCCTGCTTCTCGCTGCCCGGTGGCGTGCTGCGCGCCATCGGCGGCTGGTTGTCGGACAAGTACGGTGCGCACAGCGTCACCTGGTGGGTGATGTGGGTGAGCTGGATTTGCCTGTTCCTGCTGAGCTATCCGCAGACCGACTTCACCATCCAGACCATCAACGGTGTGCAGACCTGGCACTTGGGCCTGAACGTGTACGCCTTCACCGGCCTCATGTTTGCGCTTGGTATCGCGTTCGCGTTCGGCAAGGCCAGCGTTTTCAAGTATGTCAGCGACGACTACCCCGAGAACATCGGCACCGTCAGCGGCATCGTCGGTCTGGCCGGCGGTCTGGGCGGCTTCGTTCTGCCCATCATGTTCGGCATGCTGGTGGACATCACCGGCATCCGTTCCAGCGCCTTCATGCTGATGTACGCGGTGGTCTGGGTTTCGCTCATCTGGATGTACTGGACCGAAGTGCGCAGGGCCAGCCCCATGGGCGATCAGAGCAAATCTCTTTCCCTCCAAAACTGA